The following coding sequences are from one Musa acuminata AAA Group cultivar baxijiao chromosome BXJ1-6, Cavendish_Baxijiao_AAA, whole genome shotgun sequence window:
- the LOC103988721 gene encoding protein FATTY ACID EXPORT 5, which produces MHDFCFTIPYGLLVLVGGIVGYARRGSTASLAGGAGSGLVLLLAGFVSLKAFEKRRNSYLAFGLETVCALALTFVMGKRYLETSKIMPAGVVAVLSALMSLFYLYKIATGGNHIPPKAD; this is translated from the exons ATGCACGACTTTTGCTTCACGATCCCGTACGGACTCCTCGTCCTCGTCGGCGGCATCGTCGGCTACGCCCGCCGAGGGAGCACCGCGTCGCTCGCGGGCGGCGCGGGCTCcggcctcgtcctcctcctcgccgGGTTCGTTAGCCTCAAGGCCTTCGAGAAGCGCCGCAACTCCTACCTTGCCTTCGGCCTCGAAACCG TTTGTGCCCTTGCCCTAACATTTGTTATGGGGAAAAGATACCTCGAAACCTCCAAGATAATGCCAGCTGGAGTAGTTGCCGTTCTCAG TGCTTTAATGTCTCTATTCTATCTGTACAAGATCGCAACTGGAGGTAATCATATTCCACCCAAGGCAGATTGA